The sequence below is a genomic window from bacterium.
AGCTCGGTGAGAATAAAATTGGGAAATAGGCACAAAGGCACAGAGGCACAAAGGCGAGAGAGTTTATTTATTACTTGCTTTCTTTGTGCCTTTGCCCCTTTGTGCCTAGGTATATAAGACAGCTAAACAACGGCTATGGTAATTTGGTTAAGAGAGAAGCTAAACACGTACAAAATTTACAATGAAACAAAGCGTTTCTCCCTCTTTAATGAGGAAGCTTAAACACATATTAAGGAGCTAACACATACCGTTTTTTTAGCGAATCTTCTTTCATTAGGGAATCTGTGATTAATCGATCAGCAACAATTTCCCAAAAAGGTTTTTCGGGTGTTCCAGATCTCTTAATATAATTTTCCTTGTATTCAGTATAAGCCTGTTGATCAATCAAAAGTTCTTTCTCAATATCAATATTTATAACGGATTTGATATTTAAAGGTTTTTTGCCTAGTTTTTTTGCGAAATGAGAAACAGATTCCTCATAAAATCCCCCCTTTATCTGGCCTGGCATTAGAAAAATTATGGGCTTCTTAAAAAGCACCGCAAAATTAATGGAGGTGCTTGAATGAGCAAGAACAAATTTTGATTGGGCTACCAATTTGATTGTGTTACCCTTGATGATTTTACGTCCTCGGAAATAATCTGGATGAGCCTCATACTGCGATCTAGGATGTGCTGCGATAATTACAGGAACTTCGAAATACTTCTCGATATAATCAAAAAACTTATTCAACAATCCATAATAGTAAACCGGATCAATAACTGGCACAGACAACCCCTGTAGCAAAAAGTCCGGGTGAAATGGGAAATATTCATCAAGGAAAACGCAATACGATTCACTTTTAGTTGAATTTTGCTTTTTATTCTGCTTAAGATTAAGATAAAGATCATAATCCAAAGTATGTGCCCAAATAATCCTTGTATTTTTCGAAGGAGGGGGCCTCTTTGAAATAAACTTCCTGCCTCCGGCTAAAATATACCTTGGTGGCTGAAGATCTGAAAAATCAATACTTAAAGCAGAAAGTTTATTAATTATTTTATTATATATTCCCTTAAACCCATTTCTTTTAACATACCCAATTATTCTTAAAAATTTGTCAATATTTCTAACCACAGGAATGCTATTTGCGCAAAAGCTTGCATATTGTATGTTTAATTGTTTTAATAACTTATAAAGGAAAATATTGTTCTTTTGAGCACCAATTAAATCAATTCCAAAATGTTTTTTATGACTTTGCAAAAAATCTGAAATATCATCTTTATTTTCAGCAACTAAAACATTTTGATAATCACTTAGATCAGAGGGTCTATAGTTTGCAAGATAATCGGGATTGAAAACCCGTGTTATATCTAAAAACATCACATTAAAACCGCGAGAAAGCAGTAATTCTACCCCAAAGCGCTTATAATCACGTTTTTCAAGTGGCGTGTTAATATAAAAACAAATATCTTTAACCATTAGTTCCTTCGCACATCCGAAATTTCAGAAGCTCTCTTATAAATTTCATAAACGGCATAGCATATCTTCTTAACTGTTTTAACAGGGATATGCGAAAACAGGGGAAGGCTTAGTGCATTTTCAGATATTTTCACTGTATTCGGCAAATTCTTGTCTTTCTGGCCAAAGCCTAAAAAAGCCTTTTGTTTATGCAGTGGCGGATAAAAATATTTTTTTACCACAATATTTTCCGCCATCAATGCATCATACAATTTATCTCTACTTAATCCAAATTCACCTTCATCTATTAAAATTGAAAAATCTTTAAAGCTGCTTTGGTTGCCTTCCTCAATTTTCTGAAAATTTATCCCTGGTAAGGAAGACAATAATTTTTTATAGAGTTTTACCAACTTATCCCTCCTTGCCACATTCTTTTCAAGTATCTTCAAACTTTCAATCCCCAGCAGAGCATTAAACTCGCTCATTCTTGCACTCAAGCCGGAGAACTCAGGGTTATAATCGCCGGAATCTCCATAATTTCTGCCAATTCTAAGTTTGGCTGCAAGTTCATCGTTATTGGTAACAACCATTCCCCCTTCTCCAGTGGTTAAAAGTTTTGTCGGACTCAAACTAAACGATTCAGCATCACCAAAACCTCCCACATTCTTTCCTTTATATTTGCTTCCAAATCCATGAGCAGCATCAAAAATTAATTTCACTTTGTGCTTTTTAGCGAGCCTTTCTAATGCGTCAATATCAGGCGGATTTCCAAATACGTGCACCGCTATAATTGCAGAAGTATCCAATGTTATCGCTCTTTCCACTTCTCTTGGATCAATATTGTATGTTTCAGAATCACAATCAACAAAAACTGGCTTTAATCCATTCCAGACTACCGCATGCGCCGTAGCATGAAAAGTAAAACTAGGAAGGATCACCTCCCCTTTTAGCTCTAGGGCTTTCATAACCAGCATCAAACCACTCGTGCAGCTACTGACTGCTACAGCATGTTTTACCCCTAAATATTTAGCAACATGGACTTCCAATTCTTGAACACATTTTGAATTAGTAATCATTCTGCTTTTTAAAACTTCTTCGTATCTCTTTTTTAGAATCGAAATTGACGGTATAGTAGGTTCAGTTATAGAAACTGGCTTATCAAATGCTGGAATCCCTCCCAATATTGCTGGAATTTTTAATTTTTGATTCATTGGTTATACTCCAGATTATAATATTTTGGATCATTTACATCCTTGATATGCCCACTCTTTATCGCGTTGCCGATTTTTTTGATTTCTTCCCCCAACCCTTTCTTTACTTTATAACCCAATTCTTTTTCAATCTTGGCAAATGATACAAAATAATTGCGAGGATCGGTGCTTTCGCCTTCTATAACAAGGTTAGCTTCTGGATAATAGTTTTTTACTTCTTTGGCAATATCAATAATTCTGTAATTCTGTTGGCTGGAGCCAACATTAAATATCTGACCTTTTATCTTAGCCAGAGGTGCTAGAAGGCATCGGATATAGGCTTCTGCGGCATCCTCCACATTAAGCAAGGGCCGCCATTGCTTGCCTCCTCCGTGAACCAATATTTTGCCATTTACGACTGCGTCTTTGGTCATAGTATTTACCACCAGATCAAACCTCATTCGGGGAGAGAATCCGTACAAAGTGCTCATCCGCATTATGGTAAGCGAAAAATTCTCATCTTCTAATGAGAGAATGCCCTCTTCAGACTGAATTTTTGACCTTGCGTAAAGCGACACGGGATTAAGGGGTGAATCCTCTGTCAATTCCTCATTCCCTTTCATCTGGCCATAGACGCTGCAGGTTGAAGCGTAGATAAATCGATTAATTTGATGGTATTTACAAGCCTCAGCCAAAACTTTATTGGCCAAATAATTTGTTTCTATTGTTGCTTCAGGCCTTGTTTTGCAGGCAGGATCTCCCACAATGGCTGCAAGGTTAATTACCGCATCAATATCTATAAGTGCCTGTGTAAGTGTGGAAATATTGCGCATATCGCCCTCAATCAACTCAAAATTGTCATTATTTAACAATTCTTCAATTGGTTCTTTTCCAAACATTAGAATATCTAAAACCCTAACCTTAAATCCATTATTAAGCAGCTTCCTTACCAGAACAGAACCTAGATATCCTGCACCACCAACTACCAAAATGTGCTTGTTATTCTTCGGTGAAACTTTTGCCTTAGAGCTCTGCAAAACAGCCAATTTGGAAATTGGGGCTATCTTTATAGGCCGATCTTTGCTATCTAAAACAAGAATATAACGGCTGTCAGGCATTCTCTCTAACAGTCTCACAATGGTCCTCTTAACCATCCCGGGAACTGAAAGATCTCTCTCCCTTAAAACAATTGGATCTGGATTTACAATATCCTTGACACAAGATTTTATATCCTTACCCTTAAGAATTGCTTTCCTTATTTCGCTATCACTCACTGCTCCAACTAACCTTTTTTGGTCATCAACAATATAAGCTACTCTAAGCCCAGAATAGTCTATAAGCCTCATAACTTCCTTAACAGAGGCATCATAGCGAGCTATAGCATCTTTTAATCTTTTTCTAAACATTCCTTTTAATTACCTTTGCTGGAACGCCAACCACAGTAACCTCATCGGGTATATCTGAAATTACGGCTGCACCTGCACCAATTATCACATTTTTGCCAATTTTTATATTCTGGATAACCGAAGCGCCAGTCCCAACATAAGAAAAACTGCCAACTTTGACTGTGCCTGCCAAATGTGCCCCTGGCCAAATTTGGCAAAACTGCTCAAGATAACAATCATGGTCGACTGTTGCTCCAGTATTAACAACAACACCATTTTCCAAAACCGCGCCAGGATTAACCACTGCACCCGGCATAACCACAATCCCTTCTCCCATTTTGACATCTCGTGAAATGATAGCTTTAGGATGAATCGCAGAAATCACCATCATAGCTAATTCTTTTGCTCTTCGAAATACCCTTTCACGATTCTTATTATTTCCAATGCCTAAAGCAATCTCAATTGAATCTTTATCTTTCAGATAGGACCAATCGCCCAAAACCTTAAATCCGTTAATCTTCTGGCCTATTTTATTTCTATCTTCATCAAGAAAGCCTAAAATATCTGCTCCAGATTCCAGCAAAATATCAAGAACAACTTTTCCATGCCCACCAGCACCAAAAATCAAGATTTTGTCATTTCTTTTCATACCTTCTCCTAATAAGTTATTTGTTTTTGCAATAGCTTTTTATCCAATTTTATCGTACTTAATACTTTCACAATCCGTTCACTGGCATGCCCATCACCATAGGGATTTTTACATCTTTTAACTTGTGCCAAAAATTTCTTATCATAAAGTGCCTTCTTAATAGCCTTTACGATTGCATCTTTATCATGAGGTACATCTATAACATTTGTGCTTCGCTCACGGCCATTCTGACGAATACCGATATTAACCACTGGCAATTTAAGTAAAGGTGTCTCAATTATTCCTCCACTTGAATTCCCAATGAGTACTGAACTATGCTTCAAAAAACTCAAGTATAGATTACGGGGTATATTCTTGAATATCCGGGTAAAAAGTCCACGCCTAGTTTCTATCTCTCTGATTATGGTTCTCCCGCCTGCATCTGAATTCGGATAAATAACTACTGTTTGCATTCCCAATTCTTCGATTGCTTTCAGTGTTTCTTTAATTTGAAAGCTAGCAGAATCTATCTGGGTTGTCACCGAATGCTGTAGTAAAACTAACAATGGTCGCTCAAAATCCAACTTAAATCTCTTCGCCAGTTCCTGCTTTGACAAAATCGGTCCTTTCAGTATGTCATCTAGACCCGGTGCTCCAACTTGCCAGACATATTTTGGTTTCTCTCCCATCCTGATAATCCGTTCTTTGCTTTTTCGGGTAGCCGTAAAATGGATATGTGCTAGTTTTGTAATTGCATGTCTGGCAGATTCGTCTAGCCCTGCTGCGCTAATATCTCCACCATGGGTGTGAGCAATGGGAATATTCATATAAGCACCAGCAATTGCTGCTGCCAATGTTTCGATTCTATCTCCCAAAATCAATAAAATATCCGGTTTTAATTTTTTTAACCCTCTGGTCATTCCTAAAATTCCTTTACCAATTGCAATAGCCATAGCTGCCGCATCATTTTTAGCTGGATCCATCTCTACTAAGTAATTAACCTCAAACCCATCTTGCTTTACTAAGTTTATAGTTTTACCAAATTGCTTAGACAAATGCATGCCGCTAACTATCACTAAAAGTTTTAAGTTTGGGTGGCTCTTGATTGCAGACATAACAGGCTTTAAAAGACCATATTCAGCACGACTACCAGTAACAACACAAATTCTTCGTTTCCTACTCATATTTCTTTCAACTCTGCCCTCCAGATAATTAATCTCTTTCCATTTTTTTCAATATAAGCCCCTTTGTAAGGTTTTGATAAAGCTCTTACTTTTGCATAAATATTGTCTATACTATCTTTTTCAAAATCTATTTTATTATCTTGCAATTTTGGTTTCTTAAAAATATATACTTTTGAACTATCCTGCGGCCTTCTTGGAGCAGACTGATTTATTACCAAGGGCAAATATTGCTTTACTAATACCTTGCCCGCTTTGATTACCTTCATATAAACATCCTGCGCATGGTCGATAGGATCAATCGAGAATTTCTCTTGGGCAATAATATCTCCGTCATCTAATCCTTCACTCAAGTAATACATAGTTACGCCAGATTCCTTAATACCCTCCAAAATAGTATTGATTATTGGGGCAGAACCCCGACCATAAGGTAAAAGAGTTGGATGAAAGCCAATTACCCCTAGTCTAGGAATACCAAGGACTTCCTTCTTAATAATCTGTCGCCAACCACACACAACCATCAAATCCGGATTCAGCTTTTCAATAAGAGCCACTTCTTCATTTATCATTTCTATTTCAAATACTTCAATTCCAAACTCGCACCATTTTTCAATATCAATACCATCATACATGGTTGTTTTTGCATTCTTTTTTAGAGTCATTATAATTATCTCTGAAATTCCTAAATCTGATGCTTCTTTCAGTAGTTCATATCCTAATTGATTCGCTGAGAGCCAAATAATTTTCATTTTCAACTCCACACATCTCTAATTAACATAAAAGCTTCAGCATATTTCACACAGATTTCCGAACCACGCTTTCTTGCTAATATCTCTATCCCTTCTTCGCTTCTTGGGTGGGGAAATTTTTTCCCTTCAGACTTGTAAATCTTGAAGGATTTTATTTTCGTATCAATATATCTTTCGATATTAACCCAATAATTTGGCAAAAATGCCTTATTGTTCCATTCCGTTTCTGATAAAGTCTCGAAGCACAACAAGTTGATCTTTTTTGGTGGTCGAGAAGCAACCATGCTGGCTCTAAAAAGGATCGTATGATCATAATTCAGATCGCCTTCAAAATGCGTGTAAATCACATCTGGACACACTTGATCAACAATGGAAGAAACAACTTTATTAACCTCTCCATGAGGTAGAACATTTAACTTTGTTGTTGTCAAATCAAGATTGAACCTCTTTTTGATTCCCAGCAAGGCATCGATTTTTTTCTGTTCTTTCTTTTTCTCCTCCATATATTTTTTTGTCCAAAGCGGCTCATAAGCTTTGGTCGCGATACAGACATAAACATCATCGCCATTGTCAACATGCTTGAGGATCGTTCCACCCACCCCCAATATTTCATCATCCGGATGTGCTGCAATTACTAAAACTTTTTTTTTACTCATATGCGCATCATACTCCAAGTTAAAATTTGATCTTTCTTAATGCTTGTGATAACCTGCTTATCAACTAACTTATCGAGATATTTTGGCTCAATCCCCGTCCCAGGTCTTTTTATTGCAAGCATATCCAAAGATAACCTTGTTCCCTTTGGGATATCCCTGGCCACCACAATACTTTTTCTAGCAACTTTTTGTACTTCTATTTCAGATTTGGTTGGTTTCTTTATCCCATTCCCCATGGCCATTTCAACATTTCTGATGGATTGAACCATTTTCCTGAACTCATCTGGCTCTAGAGATGCCTTATGGTCAGGCCCGGCAAGATTTTTGTCCAAGGTAAAATGCTTTTCAATTACACAAGCTCCTAACGCAACCGCTCCAACAGATACTTCAATGCCTTCAGTATGATCCGAGTATCCGATGGGAAGATTAAATTCATCTTTTAATGTAACCATTGCCTTTAAGTTAACATCTTCATATTTGGTTGGATAATTTGATGTACAATGAAGCAAAATCAACTTTTTATTACCAGTAGAATAAATAGGTTTGACTGCTTCCTTCACTTCAGCCAAAGTAGACATACCCGTAGATAAGATTATAGGTTTTCCGTACTTAGCAACCTGAATTAACAAAGGAATATTGGTTAAATCTCCTGAACCAATTTTAAAAGCAGGAACCCCTAATTTATATAAGAATTCTGCGCTTTGAAAATCAAAAGGGGTTGACAAAAAGATTATATTTTTCTTCTGGCAATAATTAAACAACTTTTTAAATTCATTCTCCGACAGCTCAAGCTCTTTTAACATTTCATATTGGGATTTACCGGAAGTTGTTTTGTTTTGATATTCTGCTTTCGGAGCATTTGGAATCACAAGTTCATCAGCCTTAAAAGTTTGAAACTTAATTGCATCGGCTCCTATATCTTTTGCGG
It includes:
- a CDS encoding DegT/DnrJ/EryC1/StrS family aminotransferase, with translation MNQKLKIPAILGGIPAFDKPVSITEPTIPSISILKKRYEEVLKSRMITNSKCVQELEVHVAKYLGVKHAVAVSSCTSGLMLVMKALELKGEVILPSFTFHATAHAVVWNGLKPVFVDCDSETYNIDPREVERAITLDTSAIIAVHVFGNPPDIDALERLAKKHKVKLIFDAAHGFGSKYKGKNVGGFGDAESFSLSPTKLLTTGEGGMVVTNNDELAAKLRIGRNYGDSGDYNPEFSGLSARMSEFNALLGIESLKILEKNVARRDKLVKLYKKLLSSLPGINFQKIEEGNQSSFKDFSILIDEGEFGLSRDKLYDALMAENIVVKKYFYPPLHKQKAFLGFGQKDKNLPNTVKISENALSLPLFSHIPVKTVKKICYAVYEIYKRASEISDVRRN
- a CDS encoding NAD-dependent epimerase/dehydratase family protein yields the protein MFRKRLKDAIARYDASVKEVMRLIDYSGLRVAYIVDDQKRLVGAVSDSEIRKAILKGKDIKSCVKDIVNPDPIVLRERDLSVPGMVKRTIVRLLERMPDSRYILVLDSKDRPIKIAPISKLAVLQSSKAKVSPKNNKHILVVGGAGYLGSVLVRKLLNNGFKVRVLDILMFGKEPIEELLNNDNFELIEGDMRNISTLTQALIDIDAVINLAAIVGDPACKTRPEATIETNYLANKVLAEACKYHQINRFIYASTCSVYGQMKGNEELTEDSPLNPVSLYARSKIQSEEGILSLEDENFSLTIMRMSTLYGFSPRMRFDLVVNTMTKDAVVNGKILVHGGGKQWRPLLNVEDAAEAYIRCLLAPLAKIKGQIFNVGSSQQNYRIIDIAKEVKNYYPEANLVIEGESTDPRNYFVSFAKIEKELGYKVKKGLGEEIKKIGNAIKSGHIKDVNDPKYYNLEYNQ
- a CDS encoding acetyltransferase; translated protein: MKRNDKILIFGAGGHGKVVLDILLESGADILGFLDEDRNKIGQKINGFKVLGDWSYLKDKDSIEIALGIGNNKNRERVFRRAKELAMMVISAIHPKAIISRDVKMGEGIVVMPGAVVNPGAVLENGVVVNTGATVDHDCYLEQFCQIWPGAHLAGTVKVGSFSYVGTGASVIQNIKIGKNVIIGAGAAVISDIPDEVTVVGVPAKVIKRNV
- the neuC gene encoding UDP-N-acetylglucosamine 2-epimerase — protein: MSRKRRICVVTGSRAEYGLLKPVMSAIKSHPNLKLLVIVSGMHLSKQFGKTINLVKQDGFEVNYLVEMDPAKNDAAAMAIAIGKGILGMTRGLKKLKPDILLILGDRIETLAAAIAGAYMNIPIAHTHGGDISAAGLDESARHAITKLAHIHFTATRKSKERIIRMGEKPKYVWQVGAPGLDDILKGPILSKQELAKRFKLDFERPLLVLLQHSVTTQIDSASFQIKETLKAIEELGMQTVVIYPNSDAGGRTIIREIETRRGLFTRIFKNIPRNLYLSFLKHSSVLIGNSSGGIIETPLLKLPVVNIGIRQNGRERSTNVIDVPHDKDAIVKAIKKALYDKKFLAQVKRCKNPYGDGHASERIVKVLSTIKLDKKLLQKQITY
- a CDS encoding formyltransferase family protein produces the protein MKIIWLSANQLGYELLKEASDLGISEIIIMTLKKNAKTTMYDGIDIEKWCEFGIEVFEIEMINEEVALIEKLNPDLMVVCGWRQIIKKEVLGIPRLGVIGFHPTLLPYGRGSAPIINTILEGIKESGVTMYYLSEGLDDGDIIAQEKFSIDPIDHAQDVYMKVIKAGKVLVKQYLPLVINQSAPRRPQDSSKVYIFKKPKLQDNKIDFEKDSIDNIYAKVRALSKPYKGAYIEKNGKRLIIWRAELKEI
- a CDS encoding PIG-L family deacetylase: MSKKKVLVIAAHPDDEILGVGGTILKHVDNGDDVYVCIATKAYEPLWTKKYMEEKKKEQKKIDALLGIKKRFNLDLTTTKLNVLPHGEVNKVVSSIVDQVCPDVIYTHFEGDLNYDHTILFRASMVASRPPKKINLLCFETLSETEWNNKAFLPNYWVNIERYIDTKIKSFKIYKSEGKKFPHPRSEEGIEILARKRGSEICVKYAEAFMLIRDVWS
- the neuB gene encoding N-acetylneuraminate synthase → MRKEQINIAGRTIGDNQPVFIISEAGVNHNGDVKIAKKMIEAAKDIGADAIKFQTFKADELVIPNAPKAEYQNKTTSGKSQYEMLKELELSENEFKKLFNYCQKKNIIFLSTPFDFQSAEFLYKLGVPAFKIGSGDLTNIPLLIQVAKYGKPIILSTGMSTLAEVKEAVKPIYSTGNKKLILLHCTSNYPTKYEDVNLKAMVTLKDEFNLPIGYSDHTEGIEVSVGAVALGACVIEKHFTLDKNLAGPDHKASLEPDEFRKMVQSIRNVEMAMGNGIKKPTKSEIEVQKVARKSIVVARDIPKGTRLSLDMLAIKRPGTGIEPKYLDKLVDKQVITSIKKDQILTWSMMRI